The following proteins are co-located in the Clostridiales bacterium genome:
- the metA gene encoding homoserine O-succinyltransferase, translating into MPILVPKGLPAYKTLKEENVFVMNEQRASKQDIRPLHIAIVNLMPTKEVTETQLIRMLANTPLQVELQLLTMDTHDSKNADKYHMETFYKTYDEIRNQRFDGMIITGAPVEFLPFEDVDYWQELTEIMEYTKNNVFSTLHICWGAQAGLYYHYGIDKFVMPEKLFGVFKHEVRDKKSEFTRGFDEEFFAPHSRHTQVSRDEILKNHDLKILAESDATGPHIISSKDKRQIFVQGHMEYDRETLKLEYDRDIKKGLDIAVPQNYFRDDDPQKGIVVKWSGHGNLFFANWLNYIYQETPYDLSKLDEIGKKHKK; encoded by the coding sequence ATGCCGATACTAGTGCCGAAAGGTTTACCCGCATATAAAACCCTGAAAGAAGAAAATGTATTCGTAATGAATGAGCAGAGGGCCTCAAAGCAGGACATCCGGCCTCTGCACATCGCCATTGTGAATTTGATGCCGACAAAAGAAGTTACAGAAACGCAGCTGATCCGCATGCTAGCAAACACACCACTGCAGGTGGAATTGCAGCTACTCACTATGGATACCCATGACTCGAAAAATGCAGATAAGTACCATATGGAGACCTTCTATAAGACCTACGATGAAATCAGAAATCAGCGCTTTGACGGAATGATCATTACAGGTGCTCCGGTGGAGTTTCTGCCTTTTGAAGATGTAGACTACTGGCAGGAACTGACCGAGATCATGGAATATACGAAAAACAACGTGTTCAGCACGCTACATATCTGTTGGGGAGCGCAGGCTGGTCTTTACTATCACTATGGAATTGATAAATTTGTAATGCCGGAGAAGCTTTTCGGCGTATTTAAGCACGAAGTGAGAGATAAGAAGTCGGAATTTACAAGAGGCTTTGACGAAGAATTCTTTGCCCCCCATTCCAGACATACTCAGGTAAGCCGAGATGAAATCCTCAAAAATCATGATTTAAAAATCCTTGCAGAATCGGATGCCACCGGCCCGCATATAATTTCTAGTAAGGATAAGAGACAGATCTTTGTACAGGGTCACATGGAATATGACAGGGAAACCTTAAAGCTGGAGTACGACAGGGATATCAAAAAGGGACTGGATATTGCAGTTCCCCAGAATTACTTCAGAGATGATGATCCTCAAAAGGGAATTGTGGTTAAATGGAGTGGTCACGGCAATCTGTTCTTTGCCAACTGGCTCAACTATATCTATCAGGAAACACCTTACGATCTCAGCAAACTGGATGAAATCGGAAAGAAACATAAAAAATAA
- the rlmD gene encoding 23S rRNA (uracil(1939)-C(5))-methyltransferase RlmD yields MEICKHNENCGGCIYQGMPYQDQIILKGKEVMRLLEEKKVAYEKYMGIEGSPKRTEYRNKMEYTFGNEEKNGEMTLGMHKKGRFMSIITVDECQLVDPDFNKILRAALDHCKEKGYPFYHKKSHQGLLRNLIIRKGENTKELLVNIVTTTQQEFDDTAFAETIRSLALENTLVGILHTYNDNVADFVYCDRMETLWGRDYYMEELLGLKFKVSAFSFFQTNILAIEKLYTEALALIREPEGKTVFDLYCGTGTITQTLALRAGKAIGVEIVEEAVEAARENAKLNGLENCEFIAGDVLKVLDDLAEKPDVIVLDPPRVGVHPKALEKIVNYGVKQIVYISCNPKTLVENLSFMQYYGYQVKTVKAFDNFPNTKHIESVVLLHKE; encoded by the coding sequence ATGGAAATCTGCAAGCATAACGAAAACTGCGGCGGTTGTATTTATCAGGGAATGCCCTATCAGGATCAGATCATATTGAAGGGCAAGGAAGTGATGCGGCTGCTGGAAGAGAAAAAAGTAGCTTATGAGAAATATATGGGGATCGAAGGAAGTCCCAAACGTACGGAATACCGGAATAAGATGGAATATACCTTCGGAAACGAAGAAAAAAACGGGGAAATGACGCTGGGCATGCACAAAAAAGGCCGGTTCATGTCCATTATTACCGTGGATGAATGTCAGCTTGTGGACCCTGATTTTAACAAAATCCTGAGAGCCGCTCTGGATCATTGCAAAGAAAAAGGTTACCCCTTTTATCATAAAAAATCCCATCAGGGTCTACTTCGGAACTTGATTATCAGAAAAGGGGAGAACACAAAGGAACTGCTGGTCAATATCGTTACCACCACCCAGCAGGAATTTGACGATACAGCGTTTGCAGAGACGATCCGATCCCTTGCGCTTGAAAACACCCTTGTTGGAATTCTCCATACCTATAATGACAATGTTGCTGATTTTGTATACTGCGACAGAATGGAAACCCTTTGGGGCAGAGACTATTACATGGAAGAGCTTTTGGGGTTGAAATTTAAAGTCAGCGCGTTTTCGTTCTTCCAGACCAATATCCTGGCCATTGAAAAGCTCTATACGGAAGCACTGGCGCTGATCCGAGAGCCGGAAGGAAAAACAGTATTCGATCTTTACTGCGGAACAGGTACCATCACCCAGACATTGGCCCTTCGCGCTGGAAAAGCCATTGGCGTTGAAATCGTGGAAGAAGCGGTGGAGGCTGCCAGAGAAAATGCAAAGCTAAACGGACTGGAGAACTGCGAATTCATCGCAGGTGATGTCCTGAAAGTTTTGGATGATCTTGCGGAGAAACCGGACGTCATCGTACTGGACCCACCAAGAGTCGGAGTTCACCCAAAAGCCCTTGAAAAAATAGTTAACTATGGGGTTAAACAAATCGTGTATATCTCTTGCAATCCCAAGACACTCGTTGAAAATCTGAGCTTTATGCAGTACTATGGGTATCAGGTGAAGACGGTGAAGGCGTTTGACAATTTCCCGAATACGAAGCATATTGAGAGTGTGGTACTTTTACACAAAGAATAA
- the queA gene encoding tRNA preQ1(34) S-adenosylmethionine ribosyltransferase-isomerase QueA, which translates to MHINDFDYNLPEELIAQHPADQRDESRLMVIDRNTGELAHKHFYDILEYLNPGDCLVMNNSKVLPARLFGVKESTGAKVEFLLIKRLEGDTWETMVRPGKRLHPGDRVSFGDGALMAEIIEHSEGGTRIVKFEYEGVFLELLEQLGKIPLPPYIERESGAEDKDRYQTVYCKEEGSVAAPTAGLHFTEDLLRRAEEKGIKLAYVTLHVGIGTFRPVKCETIEEHKMHFEEYHIDEKNADIINETKRAGGRIISVGTTSTRTMESAAAEDGTLIPGEGSTGIFIYPGYRFKVVDCLITNFHLPKSTLLMLVSALYNRENIISAYNEAVAQNYRFFSYGDAMFIV; encoded by the coding sequence ATGCACATTAACGATTTTGATTATAATTTACCTGAGGAGCTGATCGCCCAGCATCCTGCTGATCAAAGAGACGAATCCAGGCTTATGGTGATTGACCGCAATACCGGTGAATTAGCCCATAAGCACTTTTATGATATTCTGGAATATCTGAACCCTGGAGACTGCCTGGTCATGAATAATTCCAAGGTACTTCCGGCTAGATTGTTTGGGGTAAAGGAGAGCACCGGAGCCAAAGTAGAGTTTTTACTGATCAAGAGGCTCGAGGGAGATACTTGGGAAACCATGGTTCGTCCGGGAAAACGGCTGCATCCTGGGGATCGAGTGTCCTTCGGCGACGGTGCTTTAATGGCAGAAATTATTGAGCATAGCGAAGGCGGCACCAGAATTGTGAAATTTGAATATGAGGGGGTCTTCCTGGAGCTTTTGGAACAGCTTGGTAAGATCCCGCTGCCTCCGTATATCGAAAGGGAGAGCGGTGCTGAGGATAAAGACCGGTATCAGACGGTTTACTGTAAGGAAGAAGGATCTGTTGCAGCACCAACCGCAGGGCTACATTTTACCGAGGATTTGCTACGCAGAGCAGAAGAAAAAGGCATAAAGCTTGCGTATGTAACACTCCATGTAGGAATTGGAACCTTTCGTCCAGTGAAATGTGAAACCATTGAAGAGCACAAGATGCATTTTGAAGAATATCATATCGACGAGAAGAATGCAGATATTATAAACGAAACGAAGCGAGCTGGCGGCAGAATCATATCTGTGGGCACCACTTCAACAAGAACGATGGAAAGTGCGGCTGCTGAGGATGGGACACTGATACCCGGTGAAGGAAGTACGGGAATCTTTATTTATCCCGGCTATCGGTTTAAGGTTGTGGATTGTTTGATCACCAATTTTCATCTTCCAAAATCCACCTTGCTAATGCTGGTGTCTGCACTGTATAATAGAGAGAATATTATTTCTGCTTACAACGAAGCAGTAGCGCAGAACTATCGGTTTTTCAGCTACGGCGACGCAATGTTTATCGTTTAG
- the tgt gene encoding tRNA guanosine(34) transglycosylase Tgt, whose translation MAAVTYELIKKDSKSKARRGRVHTPHGSIETPVFMPVGTAATVKAMRPDEVKEMGAQIILSNTYHLYLRPGHEIVREAGGLHKFMNWDRAILTDSGGFQVFSLGDLRKITEEGVEFRSHIDGSKHMLSPEKSIEVQNALGSDIIMAFDECAPYPADRGYVKNSLERTTRWLKRCKEANKNEDFQSLFGIMQGGMYQDLRYQSAMEIVDLDLPGYAIGGLSVGEPKDIMYEVLDYCVDYLPADKPRYLMGVGSPDYLFEGVERGVDMFDCVLPTRIARNGTAMTSRGRVVIKNAAHERDFTALDPECDCYTCRNYSKAYLRHLFKSNEILSSMLLTNHNLHFLINLMSNMRKAIEEDRFLEFKREFYNKYGKF comes from the coding sequence ATGGCAGCAGTTACGTATGAATTAATCAAAAAGGATTCAAAATCAAAAGCGAGAAGAGGAAGGGTTCATACTCCCCACGGGAGCATTGAAACCCCTGTTTTCATGCCTGTAGGAACAGCCGCTACGGTAAAAGCGATGCGTCCAGACGAAGTGAAAGAGATGGGGGCGCAGATTATCCTGTCCAACACCTATCATCTTTATCTGCGTCCGGGACATGAAATCGTAAGAGAAGCCGGCGGTCTTCATAAATTTATGAATTGGGACAGAGCGATCCTGACGGACAGCGGAGGATTTCAAGTATTCAGCCTTGGCGATCTTAGAAAGATCACCGAAGAAGGGGTGGAATTCCGATCTCATATCGACGGGTCGAAGCATATGCTTTCACCGGAAAAGTCCATTGAGGTCCAAAACGCGCTGGGATCTGACATCATTATGGCATTTGACGAATGCGCCCCTTATCCTGCTGACCGCGGATATGTAAAGAACTCTCTGGAAAGAACCACAAGGTGGTTGAAACGGTGCAAGGAGGCCAATAAGAATGAGGATTTTCAATCCTTATTCGGAATCATGCAGGGCGGAATGTATCAGGACCTTCGCTATCAGAGTGCTATGGAAATCGTAGACCTGGATCTTCCAGGCTACGCCATCGGCGGACTGAGCGTAGGAGAGCCGAAGGATATTATGTACGAGGTGCTGGACTATTGCGTGGATTATCTTCCCGCAGACAAGCCCAGATATCTAATGGGTGTAGGAAGTCCGGATTATCTGTTTGAAGGTGTAGAGCGTGGCGTGGATATGTTTGACTGCGTACTGCCCACGAGAATTGCGAGAAATGGAACCGCTATGACCTCTAGGGGCAGAGTGGTGATTAAGAACGCTGCCCATGAACGGGATTTCACAGCACTGGATCCGGAATGCGATTGCTATACCTGCCGTAATTATTCCAAGGCTTATTTAAGACATTTATTTAAATCCAATGAAATACTGTCATCCATGCTCCTTACCAACCACAATTTGCATTTTTTGATCAATCTGATGAGCAACATGCGAAAGGCTATTGAGGAAGACAGATTCCTGGAATTTAAGAGAGAATTTTATAATAAATATGGAAAATTCTAA